The proteins below are encoded in one region of Marinobacter sp. F4206:
- a CDS encoding DJ-1/PfpI family protein — translation MSGKKILMITGDFTEDYETMVPFQALQAVGHTVHAVCPDKKAGDTVATAIHDFEGDQTYTEKPGHRFALNADFEGLDPANYDALVVPGGRAPEYLRLNKEVQKLVRHFFETNKPVAAICHGAQLLAAAGVLEGRKCSAYPACQPEVELAGGTFAGIEVDQAVTDANLVTAPAWPAHPAWLAQFFKLLDQ, via the coding sequence ATGAGCGGGAAGAAGATTCTGATGATCACCGGTGATTTCACCGAAGACTACGAAACCATGGTGCCCTTCCAGGCACTGCAGGCCGTGGGCCATACGGTTCATGCCGTGTGCCCGGACAAGAAAGCGGGCGACACCGTGGCGACAGCCATCCACGACTTCGAGGGCGACCAGACCTACACCGAAAAACCGGGCCATCGGTTTGCCCTGAATGCGGATTTCGAGGGGCTGGACCCGGCTAATTACGACGCGCTGGTGGTGCCCGGCGGTCGCGCCCCGGAGTACCTTCGCCTGAATAAGGAGGTGCAGAAGCTGGTTCGTCATTTCTTCGAGACCAATAAGCCGGTGGCGGCGATCTGCCACGGTGCCCAGTTGTTGGCCGCCGCGGGGGTTCTCGAAGGCCGCAAGTGCTCGGCCTACCCGGCCTGCCAGCCGGAAGTGGAACTGGCCGGCGGAACCTTCGCCGGTATCGAGGTTGATCAGGCGGTCACCGATGCTAATCTGGTAACAGCGCCCGCGTGGCCCGCCCACCCGGCCTGGCTGGCGCAGTTCTTCAAGTTGCTGGACCAGTAA
- a CDS encoding ribbon-helix-helix domain-containing protein translates to MCKLFINADPELWVSRTHSLRIDGMVTSVRMENAFWQVLAELAERDGMNLPQMITRLYHESIDAGHDLGNFTSFLRVCALRYLELQLSGDVPRDARVPIASLDADRILAGTTGEAAMPDVVTKAKH, encoded by the coding sequence ATGTGCAAGCTCTTCATCAACGCCGATCCCGAGCTTTGGGTCAGCCGGACCCACTCCCTGCGTATTGATGGCATGGTAACGAGTGTGAGGATGGAAAACGCCTTCTGGCAGGTGTTGGCCGAGTTGGCCGAACGGGATGGCATGAACCTGCCGCAGATGATCACCCGGCTGTACCACGAATCCATTGATGCCGGCCATGATCTTGGTAACTTCACGTCCTTCCTTCGGGTGTGTGCGCTCCGCTACCTTGAGCTGCAACTGAGCGGCGACGTCCCCAGGGACGCCCGGGTACCGATTGCTTCACTGGATGCTGACCGAATTCTGGCCGGCACGACCGGTGAAGCGGCCATGCCGGACGTAGTGACGAAAGCAAAGCACTGA